Proteins from a genomic interval of Sphingopyxis sp. QXT-31:
- a CDS encoding S24 family peptidase — protein MADFGDDPRAALDRLLTERGVDYAQLSARIGRNPAYIQQYIKRGSPRRLAEEDRARIAAYLGVPEAMLGGPVQRVAAPARPGGSAMVLVPKLAIGASAGAGRTIDGEPVEGAVAFDPKWLRELGADARALSIIRVEGDSMAPTLNDGDDILVDGGDAATRLRDGIYVLRMDDALMVKRVARAPGPGRISVISDNAQYRSWDDLPMNAVQLVGRVVWTGRRVR, from the coding sequence GTGGCAGATTTTGGTGATGATCCGCGCGCCGCGCTCGACCGGCTGCTCACCGAGCGGGGGGTCGATTACGCGCAGCTGTCCGCGCGCATCGGGCGCAACCCCGCCTATATCCAGCAATATATCAAGCGCGGCTCGCCACGGCGCCTGGCCGAAGAGGATCGCGCGCGCATCGCCGCCTATCTGGGGGTGCCCGAGGCGATGCTGGGCGGGCCGGTGCAGCGCGTCGCCGCGCCGGCGCGGCCGGGCGGATCGGCGATGGTGTTGGTGCCCAAGCTCGCGATCGGCGCCTCGGCGGGCGCGGGGCGGACGATCGACGGCGAGCCGGTCGAGGGCGCGGTCGCCTTCGATCCCAAATGGCTGCGCGAGCTCGGTGCCGACGCGCGCGCGCTCAGCATCATCCGCGTCGAAGGCGATTCGATGGCGCCGACGCTGAACGACGGCGACGATATATTGGTCGACGGCGGCGATGCCGCGACGCGGCTGCGCGACGGCATCTATGTGCTGCGCATGGACGACGCGCTGATGGTGAAGCGCGTCGCACGCGCGCCGGGGCCGGGGCGGATCTCGGTGATCAGCGACAATGCGCAATACCGCAGCTGGGACGATCTGCCGATGAATGCGGTGCAGCTGGTGGGCCGCGTCGTGTGGACCGGGCGGCGGGTGCGGTGA
- a CDS encoding diguanylate cyclase domain-containing protein, with translation MSARTPPRTTLQKLLSRFHFGITLFAVALSGLTILLAGVTAMRGYADRNIELAAQLGAYGVEPALVFNDASAAREGLAPLMRIPGIAKLRVLDDRGQPLTEWASPNPDPAPLLTRAFFPKPYAVTIRRNGSAIGTIQVWGDSSTLIDYVRIGLLAGLACLIVTALGAIVMARRFEYELVKPLNAIATVAHDVRLHRRFEKRVQPLGIAELDRLGGDINALLDELQGWQGSMESERAMLAHRASHDALTALPNRAAFDEQLALRLAAARQRGGRFVLLFIDADNFKEANDAFGHAAGDAVLVALSSRIRETLRSGDFAARIGGDEFVVLVDPLDPAVEPQAIADRLRASIAQPLALPGGELYRPTASIGFAVFPFQADGAAELLTAADAAMYADKLSNRTRS, from the coding sequence ATGAGCGCCAGGACGCCCCCGCGCACGACGTTGCAGAAGCTGCTGTCGCGCTTCCATTTCGGCATTACCCTCTTCGCCGTCGCGCTGTCGGGCCTCACGATCCTGCTCGCGGGCGTCACCGCGATGCGGGGCTATGCCGACCGCAATATCGAGCTCGCGGCACAGCTCGGCGCCTATGGCGTCGAACCCGCGCTGGTGTTCAACGACGCGTCGGCGGCGCGCGAGGGGCTTGCGCCGCTGATGCGCATTCCGGGCATCGCCAAGCTGCGCGTCCTCGACGACCGCGGCCAGCCGCTCACCGAATGGGCCTCGCCGAACCCCGATCCCGCGCCGCTGCTGACCCGCGCCTTCTTCCCCAAGCCCTATGCGGTCACCATCCGCCGCAACGGGTCGGCGATCGGTACGATCCAGGTCTGGGGCGATAGCTCGACCTTGATCGACTATGTGCGGATCGGGCTGCTCGCCGGGCTGGCCTGCCTGATCGTCACCGCGCTCGGCGCGATCGTCATGGCGCGGCGCTTCGAATATGAGCTGGTCAAGCCATTGAACGCCATCGCCACCGTGGCGCACGACGTCCGCCTGCACCGCCGCTTCGAAAAACGCGTCCAGCCGCTCGGCATCGCCGAACTCGACCGGCTGGGCGGCGACATCAACGCTTTGCTCGACGAACTCCAGGGCTGGCAGGGATCGATGGAAAGCGAAAGGGCGATGCTCGCGCACCGCGCCTCGCACGATGCGCTGACCGCGCTGCCCAACCGCGCGGCCTTCGACGAACAGCTGGCGCTGCGCCTCGCCGCGGCGCGGCAGCGCGGCGGACGTTTCGTCCTGCTCTTCATCGACGCCGACAATTTCAAGGAAGCCAATGACGCGTTTGGGCATGCCGCGGGCGACGCCGTGCTCGTCGCGCTGTCGAGCCGGATTCGCGAGACGCTGCGCAGCGGCGATTTTGCGGCGCGTATCGGCGGCGACGAGTTCGTCGTGCTCGTCGACCCGCTCGACCCTGCGGTCGAACCGCAGGCGATCGCCGACCGGCTGCGCGCGAGCATCGCCCAGCCTCTCGCGCTGCCGGGCGGCGAACTTTATCGCCCCACGGCCAGCATCGGCTTCGCGGTCTTCCCTTTCCAGGCCGACGGGGCCGCCGAGCTGCTCACCGCCGCCGACGCCGCGATGTACGCCGACAAATTGTCCAACCGGACGCGTAGCTGA
- a CDS encoding OmpA family protein gives MTATFKTFFTLAAAALLTACQSLPAPKGFSPEQVAMLQSQGFVETEGGWQLTLSERLLFATDDANLKPEQIDAISAVARGLASVGIVSARVEGHTDSTGTSAYNRKLSQARADVVAGAMRSNGMALAPDQVIGRGETLPLSSNATPEGRQDNRRVVVIVAPQ, from the coding sequence ATGACCGCCACATTCAAGACCTTCTTCACCCTCGCCGCCGCCGCGCTGCTCACGGCGTGCCAGAGCCTCCCGGCGCCCAAGGGGTTCAGCCCCGAACAGGTCGCGATGCTCCAATCGCAAGGGTTTGTCGAAACAGAAGGCGGCTGGCAGCTGACGCTCTCGGAACGCCTACTGTTCGCGACCGACGACGCCAATCTGAAGCCCGAACAGATCGACGCGATTTCCGCGGTCGCGCGCGGCCTCGCCAGCGTCGGCATTGTCTCGGCGCGCGTCGAGGGGCACACCGATTCGACGGGCACCAGCGCCTATAACCGCAAGCTGTCGCAGGCGCGCGCCGATGTCGTCGCGGGTGCGATGCGCAGCAACGGCATGGCGCTGGCCCCCGACCAGGTGATCGGTCGCGGCGAGACGCTGCCGCTGTCGAGTAACGCCACGCCCGAGGGGCGGCAGGACAACCGCCGCGTCGTCGTGATCGTCGCGCCGCAATAG
- a CDS encoding YfiR family protein has protein sequence MLASLVLIGALLSSPQMSVQAASQTIVDDGVDGLTRAVDRMLGGIVSYVRWPGAEQRSRTLCLVGAPRLTDRIAPGVPGNGPAIAVRRMTAAAVTGGSDCDILFLGRMPADDRQRLIGWVRGRAVLTISDDDPACLHGAMFCLARKAEGLSFSVNLDAIGRGPLRVDPRVLKIGQSDGGAA, from the coding sequence GTGCTGGCATCATTGGTCCTGATCGGCGCGCTGTTGTCGTCGCCGCAGATGTCGGTGCAGGCGGCCAGTCAGACGATCGTCGACGATGGCGTCGATGGGCTAACCCGCGCGGTCGATCGCATGCTCGGCGGCATCGTCAGCTACGTTCGCTGGCCCGGTGCCGAGCAGCGCAGCCGCACCCTCTGCCTGGTTGGTGCACCGCGGCTGACCGACCGCATCGCCCCCGGCGTGCCCGGCAACGGCCCTGCGATTGCGGTGCGGCGGATGACCGCGGCGGCGGTGACCGGCGGCAGCGACTGCGACATCCTCTTCCTCGGCCGCATGCCCGCCGACGACCGCCAGCGCCTGATCGGCTGGGTGCGCGGGCGCGCGGTGCTGACGATCAGCGACGACGATCCGGCGTGCCTCCATGGCGCGATGTTCTGCCTGGCGCGCAAGGCCGAGGGCTTGAGCTTCTCGGTCAATCTCGACGCGATCGGGCGTGGACCGCTGCGCGTCGATCCGCGCGTGCTGAAAATCGGCCAGAGCGACGGAGGCGCGGCATGA
- a CDS encoding methyl-accepting chemotaxis protein, with protein MTTADLALAPTAGHSAAVRTDAHLSEMIDLFRHQPHLRILAVLDADRRPVGIVREQKVRELLFCPYWFSLMQNPTIGGSIASMVEPCLIADIGETTAALLAIVSRAAGAEGLVLVREGRFVETLDSGQLAKLAMLREVELAQERSARAARVDEAGDRFHEDIAGLTAALSDTARQVERVAGDLAERAQHTGRDAVSVAGATAQTLAGLGELGDRGHALAAAMRRIVDDGTQARAVRSDAHRKVKAASERAAALKTASQSIEQMLALIIDMASRTNMLALNAGIEAAHAGDAGRGFAVVATEVKALAKQTRAAAGDIAQHIDRIRDIVGQVNEGFDEVERAIVANNGFSDAVDQAVDGQSATTLLIATYVEQAVAAGREIDTRVQHIGRGASAVGEDAQSLGRLSAGLTRAAQSMNQRARHFVEAVAAA; from the coding sequence ATGACCACCGCCGATCTCGCCCTTGCCCCCACCGCCGGACATTCGGCCGCGGTCCGCACCGATGCTCATCTGTCGGAGATGATCGACCTGTTCCGCCACCAGCCGCATCTGCGCATCCTGGCGGTGCTCGACGCCGATCGGCGGCCGGTCGGGATCGTCCGCGAGCAGAAGGTTCGCGAATTGCTCTTCTGCCCCTATTGGTTCTCGCTGATGCAGAATCCGACGATCGGCGGCTCGATTGCGAGCATGGTCGAGCCGTGCCTGATCGCCGATATCGGCGAGACGACCGCGGCGCTGCTGGCGATCGTGTCGCGCGCGGCGGGCGCCGAAGGGCTGGTGCTCGTCCGCGAGGGGCGCTTCGTCGAAACGCTCGACAGCGGTCAGCTCGCCAAGCTCGCGATGCTGCGCGAGGTCGAGCTGGCGCAGGAGCGCAGCGCCCGCGCGGCGCGGGTCGACGAGGCGGGCGACCGGTTCCACGAGGATATCGCGGGGCTGACCGCGGCGCTGTCGGATACCGCGCGGCAGGTCGAGCGCGTCGCCGGCGACCTCGCCGAGCGCGCGCAGCACACCGGCCGCGACGCGGTGTCGGTCGCGGGCGCGACGGCGCAGACGCTGGCCGGGCTCGGCGAACTCGGCGATCGCGGCCATGCGCTGGCGGCGGCGATGCGGCGGATCGTCGACGACGGCACCCAAGCGCGCGCGGTGCGCAGCGACGCCCACCGCAAGGTCAAAGCCGCGAGCGAACGCGCCGCGGCGCTCAAGACCGCCAGCCAGTCGATCGAGCAGATGCTGGCGCTGATCATCGACATGGCGAGCCGCACCAACATGCTCGCGCTGAACGCCGGGATCGAGGCGGCGCATGCGGGCGACGCCGGGCGCGGCTTCGCGGTGGTCGCGACCGAGGTCAAGGCGCTGGCGAAGCAGACGCGCGCCGCCGCGGGCGACATCGCGCAGCATATCGACCGCATCCGGGACATCGTGGGGCAGGTCAACGAGGGGTTCGACGAGGTGGAGAGGGCGATCGTCGCCAACAACGGCTTTTCCGACGCGGTCGACCAGGCGGTCGACGGGCAGAGCGCGACGACGCTGCTGATCGCGACCTATGTCGAGCAGGCGGTCGCCGCGGGGCGCGAGATCGACACGCGCGTCCAGCACATCGGCCGGGGGGCGAGCGCGGTCGGTGAGGACGCGCAGTCGCTCGGCCGGCTTTCCGCGGGGCTGACGCGCGCCGCGCAATCGATGAACCAGCGCGCGCGGCACTTCGTCGAGGCGGTCGCCGCGGCGTGA
- the aqpZ gene encoding aquaporin Z produces the protein MTNMQKGLAEFIGTFWLVFGGCGSAVLAAAFPEVGIGLLGVSLAFGLTVVTMAYAIGHISGCHLNPAVTVGLWAGGRFDARDIPLYVVAQVLGAIVAAFLLWHVAAGSTAFDLATNGLAANGYGAGGGSPGGYDLTSALIIEILLTAFFLWIIMGSTDGRAPAGFAPLAIGLALTLIHLISIPVTNTSVNPARSTGPALVVGGLALQQLWLFWLAPLVGGLVGGWLYRTVGADAFPKPNIEGN, from the coding sequence ATGACGAATATGCAAAAGGGGCTCGCCGAGTTCATCGGCACTTTCTGGCTCGTGTTCGGCGGCTGCGGCAGCGCCGTGCTCGCGGCGGCGTTTCCCGAGGTCGGGATCGGGCTGCTCGGCGTGTCGCTCGCCTTTGGGCTCACGGTGGTCACCATGGCCTATGCGATCGGCCATATTTCGGGCTGCCACCTCAATCCGGCGGTGACCGTGGGGCTGTGGGCCGGCGGGCGCTTCGACGCGCGCGACATCCCGCTCTATGTCGTCGCGCAGGTGCTCGGCGCGATCGTCGCGGCCTTCCTGCTGTGGCATGTCGCGGCGGGCAGCACCGCCTTCGACCTCGCGACCAACGGGCTCGCGGCGAACGGCTATGGCGCGGGCGGCGGCTCGCCGGGCGGCTACGACCTCACCTCGGCGCTGATCATCGAGATCCTGCTCACCGCCTTCTTCCTGTGGATCATCATGGGCTCGACCGACGGCCGCGCGCCCGCGGGTTTCGCGCCGCTCGCGATCGGGCTCGCGCTCACGCTGATCCACCTCATCTCGATCCCGGTGACCAACACCTCGGTCAACCCCGCGCGCAGCACTGGGCCGGCGCTCGTCGTCGGCGGGCTCGCGCTGCAGCAATTGTGGCTGTTCTGGCTCGCGCCGCTGGTCGGCGGGCTCGTGGGCGGCTGGCTCTATCGCACGGTCGGCGCCGACGCTTTTCCCAAGCCCAATATCGAGGGCAATTGA
- the galU gene encoding UTP--glucose-1-phosphate uridylyltransferase GalU — protein sequence MKPIRKAVFPVAGLGTRFLPATKAIPKEMLPVVDRPLIQYAVDEAREAGIEQMIFVTGRGKSAIEDHFDIAFELEKTMSERGKDLSVLEPTRLGPGNCAYVRQQEPLGLGHAIWCARDIVGDEPFAIFLPDEFMHGSPGCMKQMVDAYHKVGGNLISVLEVPHEQVSSYGVITPGAQDGALTEVRGLVEKPKVEDAPSNLIVSGRYILQPEVMRVLQRQEKGAGGEIQLTDAMAEMIGSQAFHAVTFDGARYDCGSKAGYIQANLAVALERPDMADEVRAFALDLLK from the coding sequence ATGAAACCCATCCGCAAAGCCGTCTTCCCCGTCGCTGGCCTCGGCACCCGCTTCCTCCCCGCGACCAAGGCGATCCCCAAGGAGATGCTGCCGGTCGTCGACCGCCCGTTGATCCAGTACGCGGTCGACGAGGCGCGCGAGGCAGGGATCGAACAGATGATCTTCGTCACCGGGCGCGGCAAGAGCGCCATCGAGGACCATTTCGACATCGCTTTCGAGCTCGAAAAGACGATGTCCGAGCGCGGCAAGGATTTGTCGGTGCTCGAACCGACGCGCCTCGGCCCCGGCAATTGCGCCTATGTCCGCCAGCAGGAGCCGCTCGGCCTCGGCCACGCGATCTGGTGCGCGCGCGACATCGTCGGCGACGAGCCCTTTGCGATCTTCCTGCCCGACGAGTTCATGCACGGCAGCCCCGGCTGCATGAAGCAGATGGTCGACGCGTACCACAAGGTCGGCGGCAACCTGATCTCGGTGCTCGAAGTGCCGCACGAACAGGTGTCATCCTATGGCGTGATCACCCCCGGCGCGCAGGACGGCGCGCTCACCGAAGTGCGCGGCCTCGTCGAAAAGCCGAAGGTCGAGGACGCACCCTCGAACCTGATCGTGTCGGGGCGCTACATCCTCCAGCCCGAGGTCATGCGCGTGCTCCAGCGGCAGGAAAAGGGCGCGGGCGGCGAAATCCAGCTCACCGACGCGATGGCGGAGATGATCGGCAGCCAAGCGTTCCACGCGGTCACCTTCGACGGCGCGCGCTACGACTGCGGCTCGAAGGCGGGCTATATCCAGGCCAACCTCGCGGTCGCGCTCGAACGCCCCGACATGGCGGACGAGGTCCGCGCCTTCGCGCTCGACCTGCTCAAATAG